From Apteryx mantelli isolate bAptMan1 chromosome 30, bAptMan1.hap1, whole genome shotgun sequence, the proteins below share one genomic window:
- the TIMM13 gene encoding mitochondrial import inner membrane translocase subunit Tim13, whose amino-acid sequence MESGFGSDFGSTGGAGGKLDAGLIMEQVKVQIAVANAQELLQRMTDKCFRKCIGKPGGSLDNSEQKCIAMCMDRYMDAWNTVSRAYNSRLQRERANM is encoded by the exons ATGGAGAGCGGCTTCGGCTCCGACTTCGGCTCTACGGGCGGCGCAGGGGGGAAGCTGGACGCGGGGCTCATCATGGAGCAAGTGAAGGTGCAGATCGCCGTGGCCAACGCGCAGGAGCTCTTGCAG CGCATGACGGACAAGTGCTTTCGGAAGTGCATCGGCAAGCCGGGCGGCTCGCTGGACAACTCGGAGCAG AAGTGCATCGCCATGTGCATGGACCGCTACATGGACGCCTGGAACACGGTTTCCCGAGCCTACAACTCCCGGCTGCAGCGGGAGAGAGCCAACATGTGA